One segment of Deltaproteobacteria bacterium DNA contains the following:
- a CDS encoding helix-turn-helix transcriptional regulator, with the protein REIGEILNISPKTVKNHRANIMGKLNLHSQHDVLKFAQSILLVNVEP; encoded by the coding sequence TCGGGAGATCGGAGAGATCTTGAACATCAGCCCCAAGACCGTTAAAAATCATCGGGCCAATATCATGGGAAAATTGAACTTGCACTCTCAACATGATGTCCTCAAGTTCGCTCAGAGTATCCTCCTGGTCAACGTCGAACCTTAG